The Leucobacter chromiiresistens genome has a window encoding:
- the rpmI gene encoding 50S ribosomal protein L35, translated as MPKQKTHSGAKKRFKLTGSGKLMKQQAGMRHNLEVKASKRKRRLNAEQVLAKGDAKQAMKLLGH; from the coding sequence ATGCCCAAGCAGAAGACCCACTCGGGGGCCAAGAAGCGCTTCAAGCTCACCGGTTCCGGCAAGCTGATGAAGCAGCAGGCCGGCATGCGCCACAACCTCGAGGTCAAGGCCTCGAAGCGCAAGCGCCGTCTGAACGCCGAGCAGGTGCTCGCCAAGGGCGACGCCAAGCAGGCCATGAAGCTCCTCGGTCACTGA